A genomic window from Pseudomonas argentinensis includes:
- a CDS encoding MarR family winged helix-turn-helix transcriptional regulator: MLDRAQLAAEQWREQRPDLDGFAMAVMGRLGELTQVISRDHLAPFFASHGLQAGEFDLLATLRRAGEPYALMPTALYESAMISSGGMTSRIDRLEKAGLIERRKHPSDRRGILVALTPAGFELIDSMLTAHVANLQRVLAALSDEEKQQLHALTGKLLANLQPGE, encoded by the coding sequence ATGCTGGATCGAGCACAACTGGCCGCCGAGCAATGGCGTGAACAACGCCCGGATCTGGACGGCTTCGCCATGGCGGTGATGGGCAGGCTGGGCGAGCTGACCCAGGTGATCAGCCGCGACCACCTGGCGCCGTTCTTCGCCAGCCATGGCCTGCAGGCTGGCGAGTTCGACCTGCTCGCCACCCTGCGCCGCGCCGGCGAGCCCTATGCGCTCATGCCCACGGCGCTCTACGAAAGCGCGATGATTTCCTCGGGTGGCATGACCAGCCGCATCGACCGTCTGGAAAAAGCCGGGCTGATCGAGCGGCGCAAGCACCCCTCCGACCGTCGCGGCATCCTGGTGGCGCTGACGCCAGCGGGCTTTGAACTGATCGACAGCATGCTCACCGCCCACGTTGCTAACCTGCAGCGCGTTCTGGCCGCCCTCAGTGACGAGGAAAAACAGCAGCTGCATGCGCTCACCGGCAAGCTGCTGGCCAACCTGCAACCGGGTGAATGA
- a CDS encoding DMT family transporter: MKQPLQRPYLALLLLLVIGALMGLTSNLVKLAGLNGWQPLAFLLWSLLGGGLALLVLVRLRGERTGVTPPLLRYYLIAGLISIALPNGLLFSSIGHVGAGFASMCLAFPPLFTYLMALGLRMEPPSRIRLLGIGIGLVGSVLLALGKLQDGDAPRLWVLAALSIPLFLAMGNIYRSRYWPSGASPLSLAPGMLLGGALLLLPMGLLGVDLAPQLANHTAVLLLLVQMALFAIVYALFFVLQKLAGAVFLSQIGSVAAVLGAAMAIGLLGEQGSLSMLLAGLCIVSGVLLVAWRGAQEKAQ; the protein is encoded by the coding sequence ATGAAACAGCCCCTGCAGCGACCCTACCTGGCGCTGCTTCTGCTGCTGGTAATCGGCGCCCTGATGGGCCTGACCAGCAACCTGGTGAAACTGGCCGGCCTGAATGGCTGGCAGCCCCTGGCCTTTCTGCTGTGGAGCCTGCTCGGTGGCGGCCTGGCATTGCTGGTGCTGGTACGCCTGCGTGGCGAGCGCACGGGCGTAACGCCGCCCTTGTTGCGTTACTACCTGATTGCCGGGCTGATCAGCATCGCCCTGCCCAATGGCCTGCTGTTCAGTTCCATCGGCCATGTGGGCGCCGGCTTCGCGTCGATGTGCCTGGCCTTTCCGCCGCTGTTCACCTACCTGATGGCCCTCGGGCTGCGCATGGAGCCGCCGAGCCGCATTCGCCTGCTGGGTATCGGTATCGGCCTGGTCGGCAGCGTGCTGCTGGCCCTGGGCAAGCTGCAGGATGGCGACGCCCCTCGCCTGTGGGTACTGGCTGCACTGTCGATCCCACTGTTCCTGGCCATGGGCAACATCTACCGTTCTCGCTACTGGCCGAGCGGCGCCAGCCCGTTGTCCCTGGCGCCGGGCATGTTGCTGGGCGGCGCTTTGCTGCTGTTGCCCATGGGACTGCTGGGCGTCGACCTGGCGCCGCAGCTGGCTAATCACACCGCCGTGCTTCTGTTGTTGGTGCAGATGGCGCTGTTCGCCATCGTCTACGCCCTGTTCTTCGTGCTGCAGAAGCTCGCCGGCGCAGTGTTCCTCAGCCAGATCGGCTCGGTGGCCGCCGTGCTCGGCGCCGCCATGGCCATCGGTCTCTTGGGCGAACAGGGCAGCCTGTCGATGCTGCTGGCCGGGCTGTGCATCGTCAGCGGCGTGCTGCTGGTGGCCTGGCGCGGCGCCCAGGAGAAGGCGCAATGA
- a CDS encoding cyanate transporter, whose amino-acid sequence MKRQTLLLLAIILLGLNLRPVLAAVGPLLDRIQLDTHLGHVGASLLTSLPIVIMGLGALAATFLRGRLGERRGIWLGTLLIALACLARGLLPSATPLLISALLAGAGIASVQALLPGLIKARFSHDAGRLIGFYSCAIMGGAAFGAALTPWLAQWLGWSWALATWAVPAIVACLVWKRAAPADEPATSGSAAPLNPWRSPRAWLLMTFFGVGTAGYTLVLAWLPPYYTSLGWSAESSGLLLAALTLCEVTAGLLASSLLARCPDRRVLLGVVLVCLLLGLIALVLAPLALVAVICVLIGIGIGALFPLSLVVAQDHLDDPRQTGDLLAFVQGGGYLIAATSPLLAGLLRQYANDLRLSWLMMAAATLVLMLMATRFKPGSGHFRTH is encoded by the coding sequence ATGAAACGCCAGACCCTGTTGCTGCTGGCGATCATCCTGCTGGGCCTGAACCTGCGTCCGGTGCTGGCGGCGGTGGGCCCGCTGCTCGACCGCATCCAGCTGGACACCCACCTGGGGCACGTGGGCGCCAGCCTGCTGACCAGCCTGCCGATCGTGATCATGGGCCTTGGCGCCCTGGCGGCCACGTTCTTGCGCGGGCGCCTCGGCGAGCGACGCGGCATCTGGCTCGGCACCCTGCTGATCGCCCTCGCCTGCCTGGCCCGTGGCCTGCTGCCGAGCGCCACGCCATTGCTGATCAGCGCCCTGCTGGCCGGCGCCGGCATCGCCTCTGTGCAGGCGTTGCTGCCCGGCCTGATCAAGGCGCGCTTCAGCCATGATGCCGGCCGGCTGATCGGCTTCTACAGCTGCGCGATCATGGGCGGCGCGGCCTTTGGTGCGGCGCTCACGCCCTGGCTGGCGCAGTGGCTGGGCTGGTCCTGGGCGCTAGCCACCTGGGCCGTGCCGGCCATCGTCGCCTGCCTGGTGTGGAAGCGCGCCGCGCCGGCAGACGAGCCGGCCACAAGCGGCTCGGCGGCCCCGCTCAACCCCTGGCGCTCGCCACGCGCCTGGCTGCTGATGACCTTTTTCGGCGTCGGCACGGCGGGCTACACCCTGGTGCTGGCCTGGCTGCCGCCCTACTACACGTCGCTGGGCTGGAGCGCCGAGTCCAGCGGCCTGTTGCTGGCCGCCCTGACGCTTTGCGAGGTAACCGCCGGCCTGTTGGCCTCGAGCCTGCTGGCGCGCTGCCCGGATCGCCGGGTGCTGCTGGGTGTCGTGCTGGTCTGCCTGCTGCTTGGGCTGATCGCCCTGGTGCTTGCGCCGCTGGCGCTGGTGGCGGTGATCTGCGTGCTGATTGGCATCGGGATCGGCGCACTGTTTCCGCTGTCGCTGGTGGTCGCCCAGGATCATCTCGACGATCCGCGCCAGACCGGCGACCTGCTGGCCTTCGTGCAGGGCGGCGGCTACCTGATCGCCGCCACCTCGCCGCTGCTCGCCGGCCTGCTGCGCCAGTACGCCAACGACCTGCGCCTGAGCTGGCTGATGATGGCCGCCGCCACGCTGGTGCTGATGCTCATGGCAACACGCTTCAAACCCGGCAGCGGACACTTCCGCACCCACTGA